The Cellulophaga sp. L1A9 genome window below encodes:
- a CDS encoding energy transducer TonB yields the protein MKHIFTYLLVLISSTTHLYSQEDTAITYFPAEQLIHQNCKNSKAPNQCLESIILKKVETALSNIENPTKTYKDTLNIFVNFNTNPVGEIIEDNILTFANDSIIRRKIGDSLKKSIAKIPAFRVENRKTEKYASVHAFNFYFRQGARHNFIPINTPENEIYQGGEITRIPIFEHQTYIDQRTDQRNFNSKIANHIRKQLRYPEIALEMGIQGVVYVNFKINKEGEVEKMRAKGPAPLIEEALSIISKLPTFRPGTLNGQAVSIAFTIPISFKL from the coding sequence ATGAAGCACATTTTCACATACCTCTTAGTACTAATTTCTAGCACAACACACCTTTACAGTCAAGAAGATACCGCAATAACTTATTTTCCTGCAGAACAATTGATACATCAAAATTGTAAAAATTCTAAAGCCCCCAATCAGTGCTTAGAATCTATTATTTTAAAAAAAGTAGAAACAGCATTATCCAACATAGAAAATCCCACTAAAACCTATAAAGACACCTTAAACATTTTTGTAAATTTTAATACAAACCCAGTAGGCGAAATTATTGAAGACAACATATTGACTTTTGCAAACGATTCAATCATTAGACGGAAAATTGGAGATTCGCTAAAAAAGTCTATTGCCAAAATTCCTGCGTTCAGAGTAGAAAATAGAAAAACGGAGAAATACGCATCAGTACACGCATTTAATTTCTATTTCAGACAAGGAGCTCGTCATAACTTCATACCAATCAACACTCCAGAAAATGAAATTTATCAAGGCGGAGAAATTACAAGAATCCCCATATTTGAACATCAGACATATATAGATCAACGTACGGATCAACGAAATTTTAATTCAAAAATAGCTAATCACATTAGAAAACAATTAAGATATCCTGAAATAGCCCTAGAAATGGGCATACAAGGAGTTGTCTATGTAAATTTCAAAATTAATAAAGAAGGAGAGGTAGAAAAAATGAGAGCAAAAGGACCCGCACCTTTAATTGAAGAAGCTCTATCCATTATCTCTAAACTTCCAACATTTAGACCTGGAACACTAAATGGACAGGCAGTTAGTATTGCTTTTACAATTCCAATCTCATTTAAATTATGA
- a CDS encoding energy transducer TonB, whose product MKKIYVIAFLFLSFQNVATAQQEISIEEIEDDTPEVPFMILDQAPIFPGCEGEEIEDKTACFQEKLMDHINANFRYPEEAKKENIQGRVFCRFLIDETGKITNISVRGSHELLENEARRITELIPNMLQPGQHGGKIVRTPYSLPFTFKL is encoded by the coding sequence ATGAAAAAAATCTATGTAATCGCTTTCTTATTTCTAAGTTTTCAAAACGTAGCAACAGCACAACAAGAGATAAGTATCGAAGAAATTGAAGATGACACCCCTGAGGTTCCTTTTATGATTTTAGACCAAGCTCCCATTTTTCCAGGTTGCGAAGGTGAAGAAATAGAAGATAAAACAGCATGTTTTCAAGAAAAATTGATGGACCATATTAATGCAAATTTCAGGTATCCGGAGGAAGCGAAAAAAGAAAACATTCAAGGGAGGGTTTTTTGTAGATTCTTAATCGATGAAACAGGAAAAATAACGAACATATCTGTTAGAGGATCTCACGAGTTATTGGAAAATGAAGCTAGAAGAATTACGGAGTTAATCCCCAATATGCTACAACCCGGCCAACATGGCGGCAAAATTGTTAGAACCCCATACTCACTTCCATTTACCTTTAAACTTTAA
- a CDS encoding thymidylate synthase yields MKQYHDLLNHVLETGNQKGDRTGTGTKSVFGYQMRFDLSEGFPMITTKKLHLKSIIYELLWFLKGDTNIAYLKENGVRIWNDWADENGDLGPVYGHQWRNWNSEDIDQIKDVVETLKNNPNSRRMLISAWNPSVLPDTTKSFSENVANGKAALPPCHAFFQFYVADGKLSCQLYQRSADIFLGVPFNIASYALFTMMMAQACGYEAGDFIHTFGDAHIYNNHMDQVELQLSRDPRPLPKMLLNPEVKNIFDFTFEDFTLVDYNPHPHIKGVVAI; encoded by the coding sequence ATGAAACAATATCACGATTTATTAAACCACGTATTAGAAACAGGAAATCAGAAAGGCGACCGTACAGGTACGGGAACTAAGAGTGTTTTTGGGTATCAAATGCGATTTGATCTAAGTGAAGGGTTTCCAATGATTACTACCAAAAAATTGCATTTAAAGTCTATCATCTATGAATTGCTTTGGTTTTTAAAGGGTGATACCAATATTGCTTATTTGAAAGAAAATGGCGTACGTATTTGGAATGATTGGGCAGATGAAAATGGCGATTTAGGTCCTGTTTATGGCCATCAATGGCGTAATTGGAACAGTGAAGACATCGATCAAATAAAAGACGTGGTTGAAACGTTAAAAAACAACCCTAATAGCAGAAGAATGCTCATCTCTGCATGGAACCCTAGTGTATTACCAGATACCACTAAATCCTTCTCTGAAAACGTTGCCAACGGAAAAGCCGCGTTACCTCCATGCCATGCTTTCTTTCAGTTTTATGTTGCAGACGGGAAATTATCTTGTCAGTTATACCAACGTAGTGCAGATATATTTTTAGGGGTCCCTTTTAATATTGCTTCCTATGCTTTATTTACAATGATGATGGCGCAAGCTTGTGGCTATGAGGCAGGAGATTTCATTCACACTTTTGGCGATGCACATATATATAACAATCATATGGATCAAGTGGAACTGCAATTGAGTAGAGATCCTAGACCACTACCAAAAATGCTTTTAAACCCAGAAGTGAAGAATATCTTTGATTTTACATTTGAAGACTTTACCTTAGTAGACTATAATCCGCATCCACATATAAAAGGCGTGGTTGCTATATAA